A stretch of the Glycine soja cultivar W05 chromosome 13, ASM419377v2, whole genome shotgun sequence genome encodes the following:
- the LOC114382433 gene encoding protein BONZAI 1 isoform X2 produces the protein MVEVQHKFTITALVEEPGCVLFTLRNHLWVPQNANPLRPLLSGSTAASNGNPRLPDSLHYIDPSGRPNAYQRAIVEVGEVLLLYDSDKRFPTWGFGARPIDGPVSHCFNLNGSSHYCEVEGIQGIMMAYTSALLNVSLAGPTLFGPVISTAALIASQSVANGGRKYFVLLIITDGVVTDLQETKDAIVKASDLPLSILIVGVGGADFKEMEVLDADKGERLESSYGRVASRDIVQFIPFREVQSGLSVVQAFLAELPAQFLTYVRSRNIQPNL, from the exons ATGGTAGAAGTTCAACATAAATTCACAATTACTGCACTGGTGGAGGAGCCTGGATGTGTCCTGTTTACCTTGAGGAACCATTTGTGGGTTCCACAAAATGCTAATCCTCTAAGGCCATTGTTGTCAGGCTCAACAGCTG CTTCAAATGGAAATCCACGCCTTCCAGATTCTTTGCATTATATTGATCCTTCAGGACGACCAAATGCATACCAGAGG GCAATTGTCGAGGTTGGGGAAGTGTTACTGTTGTATGATTCAGACAAACGATTTCCTACTTGGGGATTTGGAGCACGACCAATTGATGGTCCTGTTTCCCATTGTTTCAACTTGAACGGAAGTAGTCATTACTGTGAA GTGGAAGGGATCCAAGGAATTATGATGGCTTACACAAGTGCCCTGCTTAATGTATCTCTTGCAGGACCTACACTTTTTGGACCGGTCATAAGCACTGCTGCACTGATTGCCAGCCAATCTGTAGCAAATGGTGGAAGAAAGTActttgttttattaataatcACA GATGGAGTAGTGACAGATCTCCAAGAAACAAAAGATGCTATTGTTAAAGCATCTGACCTGCCATTATCAATCCTTATTGTTGGGGTAGGAGGAGCTGATTTCAAAGAAATGGAG GTTTTGGATGCAGACAAGGGAGAGAGGCTAGAAAGTTCATATGGACGCGTTGCTTCACGTGATATAGTCCAATTTATTCCATTTCGGGAGGTTCAAA GTGGACTTTCAGTTGTTCAAGCATTTCTAGCAGAATTACCGGCTCAATTTTTAACTTACGTGAGGAGCAGAAATATCCAGCCGAACCTCTAG
- the LOC114382433 gene encoding pentatricopeptide repeat-containing protein At3g14730 isoform X1 translates to MNGRTLLRAVIPKPQQHHHHCRGFSTYDLGTCIATLQSCAHNANLSKGKELHTHLLKNAFFGSPLAITSLINMYSKCSLIDHSLRVFNFPTHHNKNVFAYNALIAGFLANALPQRALALYNQMRHLGIAPDKFTFPCVIRACGDDDDGFVVTKIHGLMFKVGLELDVFVGSALVNTYLKFRFVGEAYRVFEELPVRDVVLWNAMVNGFAQIGRFEEALGVFRRMGGNGVVPCRYTVTGVLSIFSVMGDFDNGRAVHGFVTKMGYESGVVVSNALIDMYGKCKCVGDALSVFEMMDEIDIFSWNSIMSVHERCGDHYGTLRLFDRMMGSSRVQPDLVTVTTVLPACTHLAALMHGREIHGYMVVNGLAKEESHDVFDDVLLNNALMDMYAKCGNMRDARMVFVNMREKDVASWNIMITGYGMHGYGGEALDIFSRMCQAQMVPNEISFVGLLSACSHAGMVKEGLGFLSEMESKYGVSPSIEHYTCVIDMLCRAGQLMEAYDLVLTMPFKADPVGWRSLLAACRLHNDTDLAEVAASKVIELEPDHCGNYVLMSNVYGVVGRYEEVLEWRYTMKQQNVKKRPGCSWIELVNGVHVFITGDRTHPQTEYIYAGLNSLTAVLQEHGYVPFI, encoded by the coding sequence ATGAATGGAAGAACACTCTTGAGAGCCGTCATCCCCAAACCACAACAACACCACCACCATTGTCGCGGTTTCTCAACGTACGACCTAGGAACGTGCATTGCCACCCTCCAATCATGTGCTCACAACGCaaacctctccaaaggcaaggaACTTCACACCCACTTGCTCAAAAACGCGTTCTTCGGATCCCCCCTCGCCATCACCAGCCTCATCAACATGTACTCCAAGTGCTCCCTCATCGACCATTCCCTCAGAGTCTTCAACTTCCCCACCCATCACAACAAAAACGTCTTTGCCTACAACGCGCTCATCGCTGGCTTCCTTGCAAACGCGCTTCCCCAACGCGCCCTTGCTCTGTATAACCAAATGAGGCATCTGGGTATTGCTCCTGACAAGTTCACTTTCCCGTGTGTCATCAGAGCCtgtggtgatgatgatgatggtttCGTGGTTACGAAGATTCATGGCTTGATGTTTAAGGTTGGCTTGGAATTGGATGTGTTTGTTGGCAGTGCGCTGGTAAATACTTACCTGAAATTCAGGTTTGTGGGGGAGGCGTACCGGGTGTTTGAGGAATTGCCTGTGAGAGATGTGGTGCTTTGGAATGCCATGGTTAATGGGTTTGCGCAGATTGGGAGGTTTGAGGAGGCTCTTGGGGTGTTTAGGAGGATGGGGGGAAACGGGGTGGTTCCTTGTAGATACACAGTTACTGGGGTTTTGTCGATATTTTCTGTGATGGGGGATTTTGACAATGGACGAGCTGTTCATGGGTTTGTGACAAAAATGGGTTATGAATCCGGAGTTGTTGTTTCAAATGCACTGATTGATATGTATGGGAAATGTAAATGTGTTGGTGATGCGTTGAGTGTGTTCGAGATGATGGACGAGATAGATATTTTTTCGTGGAACTCGATCATGTCGGTTCATGAACGGTGCGGTGATCATTATGGAACTTTGAGGCTTTTTGATAGAATGATGGGGAGCAGCAGGGTTCAGCCTGATTTGGTTACTGTTACAACAGTACTTCCGGCTTGTACTCATCTAGCAGCGTTGATGCATGGTAGAGAGATACATGGGTATATGGTTGTAAATGGGTTGGCAAAGGAAGAAAGTCACGATGTTTTTGATGATGTTCTATTGAACAATGCTTTGATGGACATGTATGCAAAATGTGGGAACATGAGAGATGCGCgaatggtttttgttaatatgaGAGAGAAGGATGTGGCATCATGGAACATCATGATCACTGGTTATGGAATGCATGGTTATGGTGGTGAGGCGTTGGATATTTTTTCTCGTATGTGTCAGGCTCAAATGGTACCTAATGAAATCAGTTTTGTTGGATTGCTATCTGCATGCAGCCATGCTGGCATGGTGAAAGAGGGGCTTGGGTTTCTCTCAGAAATGGAGTCAAAATATGGTGTTTCTCCATCCATTGAACACTACACCTGTGTGATTGACATGCTTTGCCGTGCAGGGCAGCTGATGGAGGCTTATGATTTAGTTCTGACAATGCCGTTTAAGGCTGATCCCGTAGGATGGAGGTCTTTGCTAGCAGCCTGCCGTCTCCACAACGACACAGACTTGGCTGAGGTTGCTGCTAGTAAAGTGATTGAACTTGAGCCAGACCATTGTGGAAATTATGTGTTAATGTCAAATGTTTATGGAGTTGTTGGTCGATATGAGGAAGTATTGGAGTGGAGGTATACAATGAAGCAACAAAATGTGAAGAAGAGACCAGGCTGCAGTTGGATTGAACTTGTGAATGGTGTGCATGTTTTTATAACAGGTGATAGGACACATCCCCAAACTGAATATATTTATGCAGGCTTAAATTCATTGACAGCAGTTCTGCAAGAGCATGGCTACGTCCCCTTTATCTAG
- the LOC114381097 gene encoding AT-hook motif nuclear-localized protein 7-like, with translation MEPTTTLNNIINNNNTVPAGSPPPPPPPSVPQPMNMNVNMNMNVGNTEGTTPAVPTPTPAPTPAPTTMVPAVPAPTTTTPGSLDLFGKKKRGRPRKYDADGNLRVSATPPPPPGFTLSTPSEFSSSKRGRGKHNTTFGNNNYQQLYSSFGEVFANTAGGDFVPHVVTVYTGEDVAGKIVSFAQKGPRGICILSANGAISNVTIRQPGSSGGILTYEGRFEILSLSGSFTVADNSGMKSRTGGLSVSLAGPDGRVIGGGVAGLLTAAGPIQIVVGSFMQNGYKAQKRKYQREQQIVVTPTSAGPEIVTAVRPISQTNADGENFLIPMSQIPDQNQRESVSVSSDKQNLDATPDAATWNGSEEYSDQRTSPDINISLPDE, from the exons ATGGAACCAACAACAACATTGAacaacatcatcaacaacaacaacactgtTCCTGCAgggtcaccaccaccaccaccaccaccctcaGTGCCTCAGCCAATGAACATGAATGTCAACATGAACATGAACGTGGGAAACACAGAAGGAACAACACCAGCAGTTCCAACACCAACACCCGCGCCAACACCAGCACCAACAACAATGGTTCCTGCAGTGCCAGCTCCAACCACAACAACACCGGGGAGTTTGGATTTGTttgggaagaagaagagagggaGGCCCAGAAAGTATGATGCAGATGGGAACCTGAGAGTGAGTgcaacaccaccaccaccaccgggTTTCACTTTGTCCACACCTTCTGAGTTCTCCTCTTCCAAAAGAGGGCGTGGTAAACACAACACAACTTTTGGCAACAACAACTACCAACAACTCTATTCTTCTTTTG GTGAGGTGTTTGCAAACACAGCTGGTGGTGATTTTGTACCGCATGTGGTGACTGTTTATACTGGAGAG GATGTTGCTGGAAAGATCGTGTCATTTGCCCAGAAGGGTCCAAGAGGAATATGCATTCTCTCTGCCAATGGAGCTATCTCGAATGTCACCATACGCCAACCTGGTTCTTCTGGTGGCATATTGACTTATGAG GGTCGGTTTGAGATTTTATCTTTGTCTGGATCATTCACAGTTGCTGACAACAGTGGCATGAAAAGCCGAACTGGTGGATTGAGTGTCTCACTTGCTGGTCCTGATGGTCGGGTGATAGGTGGTGGTGTTGCTGGACTTTTAACTGCTGCTGGCCCCATCcag ATTGTTGTAGGAAGCTTCATGCAAAATGgttacaaggcccaaaagaggAAGTACCAACGTGAACAACAGATAGTGGTCACCCCTACTTCAGCTGGTCCAGAAATAGTGACAGCAGTAAGACCTATCTCACAAACAAATGCTGATGGTGAAAACTTTCTGATACCTATGTCTCAAATACCAGACCAAAACCAGAGAGAATCTGTCAGTGTTTCAAGTGACAAACAGAACCTAGATGCTACTCCTGATGCTGCTACTTGGAATGGTTCTGAGGAATATTCAGACCAGAGGACTTCCCCAGACATCAACATATCTTTGCCAGATGAATAG